One Mycolicibacterium goodii genomic region harbors:
- a CDS encoding SDR family NAD(P)-dependent oxidoreductase produces MQVAIITGASSGIGFGCATKLAEAGMAVLGVGRDKERLAELAQTIDAPDRVETLAIDLTDSDAPRRIVDAAVTRWGHIDFLINNAGVGSPKPLHETDDETLDHFLGLMLRAPFRLARDVIGHMGPGSAIVNVTSTFAVVGGLRGGAYSAAKGGLTALTTHIACQYGAQGIRCNAVAPGVTLTPMVATRLEDDRFRKINTEMTPHQRLGRVEDIASTVAFLCSDGGSFINGQTIVVDGGWSSTKYLSDRALNSEWVPR; encoded by the coding sequence ATGCAGGTAGCCATCATCACAGGAGCGAGCAGCGGAATCGGGTTCGGCTGTGCCACAAAGCTCGCCGAAGCCGGGATGGCGGTGCTCGGTGTCGGCCGCGACAAGGAGCGTCTCGCCGAACTGGCGCAGACGATCGACGCTCCGGACCGGGTGGAGACGCTCGCGATCGACCTCACCGACAGCGACGCCCCGCGTCGCATCGTCGACGCCGCGGTGACCCGGTGGGGTCACATCGACTTCCTGATCAACAACGCCGGCGTCGGCAGCCCCAAACCGCTGCACGAGACCGACGACGAAACCCTCGACCACTTCCTCGGTTTGATGCTGCGTGCGCCGTTCCGCCTGGCGCGCGACGTGATCGGTCACATGGGTCCGGGTTCGGCGATCGTCAACGTGACCTCGACGTTCGCGGTGGTCGGTGGGCTGCGCGGCGGGGCCTACTCGGCCGCCAAAGGTGGGCTCACGGCGCTCACCACGCACATCGCGTGTCAGTACGGCGCGCAGGGGATCCGCTGCAACGCCGTCGCTCCCGGCGTCACCCTCACCCCGATGGTGGCGACGCGGCTGGAAGACGACCGTTTTCGCAAGATCAATACCGAGATGACGCCGCACCAGCGACTCGGCCGGGTCGAGGACATCGCCAGCACGGTGGCTTTCCTGTGCTCGGACGGCGGGAGCTTCATCAACGGGCAGACCATCGTCGTCGACGGTGGCTGGAGTTCGACGAAGTACCTGTCGGATCGGGCGCTGAACTCCGAATGGGTCCCGCGGTGA
- a CDS encoding AMP-binding protein: MNADEAYERGLWVRTTLADTLAEAARTTPRRVLLIDGDVRLTCAELHTRATALAHDMAQRMPTGSVVSFMLPNWHEAAIVYLASTLAGMVINPILPSLRDHELRFILEDAASRMIFIPGEFGQHDYAAMLHRVCAESDAPPEVVVVRGEPGSHTAFASLGASGADLPALDPDGVRMMMYTSGTTGRPKGVLHSHNSIHALICQLREHWMIEPGDAFLVPSPIAHIGGSIYAFECPLLLGTTAVLMQRWNADDGVALMTAHRCTHMAGATPFLDQLLSAAERAGTRLPDLRVFICGGASVPPSLIRRASAYFEHAVVSRVYGSTEVPVTTVGSLRPGDIEHAACTDGRPGIAEIRLVDGEIRARGPQMLLGYLHPEDNSFDEQGFFRTGDLGCWVDGDYLRVTGRAKDLIIRNGENISPKEIEDLLIGEIGIAEVAVVGLPDARTGERACAVLVSDNHPAGVRPDVEALAEVLTRAGVAKFKIPEQVEIWDALPRNDAGKVLKHLIRAQLSKVE, translated from the coding sequence ATGAACGCCGACGAGGCCTACGAACGCGGGCTGTGGGTCAGGACCACGCTGGCCGACACGCTCGCCGAGGCCGCGAGGACCACCCCGCGACGGGTGCTGCTGATCGACGGGGACGTACGACTCACGTGCGCCGAACTCCACACCCGGGCAACGGCTCTCGCGCACGACATGGCTCAGCGGATGCCCACGGGCAGCGTGGTGTCGTTCATGCTGCCGAACTGGCACGAAGCCGCGATCGTCTATCTGGCGTCCACCCTTGCCGGCATGGTGATCAACCCGATCCTGCCGTCGCTGCGCGACCATGAGTTGCGGTTCATCCTCGAGGACGCCGCGAGTCGCATGATCTTCATCCCGGGCGAGTTCGGGCAGCACGACTACGCCGCCATGCTGCACCGGGTGTGTGCCGAATCGGACGCACCGCCGGAAGTCGTCGTCGTGCGAGGCGAGCCGGGGTCGCACACGGCATTCGCGTCGCTGGGTGCGTCGGGCGCGGACCTTCCCGCGCTGGACCCCGATGGCGTGCGCATGATGATGTACACCTCTGGTACCACCGGACGCCCCAAAGGGGTGTTGCACAGTCACAATTCGATCCACGCGCTGATCTGTCAGCTGCGTGAGCACTGGATGATCGAACCCGGTGACGCCTTCCTGGTGCCGTCCCCCATCGCCCACATCGGCGGATCGATCTACGCATTCGAATGCCCGTTGCTGCTCGGGACCACGGCGGTGCTGATGCAGCGCTGGAACGCCGACGACGGTGTCGCGCTCATGACCGCACACCGGTGCACCCACATGGCCGGCGCGACACCGTTTCTCGACCAGCTGCTGAGCGCCGCCGAACGCGCGGGCACCCGCCTGCCTGATCTGAGGGTGTTCATCTGCGGTGGCGCGTCGGTGCCGCCGTCACTGATCCGGCGGGCATCGGCCTACTTCGAACATGCCGTGGTCAGCCGCGTGTACGGGTCGACCGAGGTACCCGTCACGACCGTCGGATCACTGAGACCGGGCGACATCGAGCACGCCGCATGCACCGATGGGCGACCCGGCATCGCCGAGATCCGGTTGGTGGACGGCGAGATCCGGGCTCGTGGGCCGCAGATGTTGCTGGGCTATCTGCATCCGGAGGACAACTCGTTCGACGAGCAGGGCTTCTTTCGCACCGGGGACCTGGGGTGCTGGGTGGACGGTGACTACCTCAGGGTCACCGGCAGGGCCAAGGACCTCATCATCCGCAACGGCGAGAACATCTCCCCGAAGGAGATCGAGGATCTCCTGATCGGCGAGATCGGCATTGCCGAGGTCGCGGTGGTGGGACTGCCCGATGCGCGCACCGGTGAGCGGGCGTGCGCGGTTCTGGTCTCCGACAACCACCCGGCCGGCGTGCGGCCCGATGTTGAGGCGCTGGCCGAGGTGCTCACCAGGGCCGGTGTCGCCAAGTTCAAGATTCCCGAACAGGTGGAGATCTGGGACGCCCTGCCCAGAAACGATGCGGGCAAGGTGCTCAAACACCTGATCCGGGCACAGTTGTCGAAGGTGGAGTGA
- a CDS encoding GntR family transcriptional regulator gives MTISPTEHRYLQVARTLRKEIVDGVYPVGSQLPTEHELCERFEVSRYTIREALRRLRDDNLVASRPRAGTMVVPRPTTNSYAQDVMSINDLLAFATGAQFTIESNAMVTIDDDIAERTALAVGEQWLAVRGYRKADGDAPPVCRTEYYINRSFAAVGRLLQRHNGPIFPLIEDLFGVSIVEVHQQITAVLVGADLADLLNVSPGSAALRMQRTYTTSDGEIAQVTVNTHPSDRYRHSMTMRRVKG, from the coding sequence GTGACGATCTCCCCCACCGAACACCGTTACCTGCAGGTCGCGCGCACGCTCCGCAAGGAGATCGTGGACGGCGTGTACCCCGTGGGCTCGCAGCTGCCCACCGAGCACGAACTCTGCGAACGTTTCGAGGTCAGCCGCTACACGATCCGCGAGGCGCTGCGGCGCCTGCGCGACGACAACCTGGTGGCCTCGCGTCCGCGCGCGGGCACCATGGTGGTCCCGCGGCCCACGACGAATTCCTATGCGCAGGACGTCATGTCGATCAACGATCTGCTGGCGTTCGCGACGGGTGCGCAGTTCACGATCGAATCCAACGCCATGGTCACGATCGACGACGACATCGCCGAGCGCACAGCGCTTGCCGTCGGCGAACAGTGGCTCGCGGTGCGGGGATACCGGAAGGCCGACGGCGATGCCCCGCCCGTGTGCCGCACCGAGTACTACATCAACCGGTCGTTCGCCGCGGTCGGCCGGTTGCTACAGCGCCACAACGGCCCGATCTTCCCGCTGATCGAGGATCTGTTCGGCGTGAGCATCGTCGAAGTGCACCAGCAGATCACCGCGGTACTGGTCGGCGCCGATCTGGCCGATCTGCTCAACGTGTCCCCCGGCAGCGCGGCCCTGCGGATGCAGCGGACCTACACCACCTCCGACGGGGAGATCGCGCAGGTGACCGTCAACACGCATCCGTCCGACCGCTACCGGCACTCCATGACCATGCGCCGGGTCAAGGGCTGA
- a CDS encoding PQQ-binding-like beta-propeller repeat protein produces MQLLTSETVTSPISLGSTPSARYTANPSVAEGWHLKQVTAPSRLFGANGLRTGPDGRVYVAQVTGSQISALDIDTGTLQTVAPKGGDIVAPDDVAFDIRGNLYATEVMDGRVSVREPDGTTRVLRDDVPSANGITFHQGRLFIGECREGGRLLEFDLAGGPPRVLLENVPSPNAMEVGPDGLLYFPVMGANEIWRIDPDGGTPEVVACGLGVPDAVKFDADGHLVSTQAASGQVLRIDPRSGENTVLAQLTPGLDNLTFADSRLFVSNFTGAITEILGDGATQDLLGGGLNWPLDLTVGADGAVYVADGTYFYRVRPDGSLDTVGMLFSPGYPGFLRGVTATGTGEFIVTTAADTVARYRPGTDDSEALAAGVDQPYGVALAPDGTPVVVEQGAGRLLAVHAGSVDVLADGLDTPVGVTIGPDGAPLVSVAGAVVRVTNAGVEPLVDGLCTPQGILLRDGELFVVDAGSKELISVDLTTGARTTIATELPVGPPPGVVPKPLKGMPPFSGPQGPFAGIAAGSDGTLYISADGDGSVLAMRKGRKGRKG; encoded by the coding sequence ATGCAGTTGCTAACGTCCGAGACTGTGACGTCGCCGATCTCCCTCGGGAGCACCCCTTCCGCGCGGTACACCGCAAACCCCTCGGTGGCCGAAGGCTGGCACCTGAAGCAGGTCACCGCACCGAGTCGGCTGTTCGGGGCGAACGGCCTGCGGACCGGTCCGGACGGGCGGGTGTACGTCGCCCAGGTGACCGGCAGCCAGATCAGCGCACTCGACATCGACACCGGAACCCTGCAGACCGTCGCGCCCAAGGGCGGTGACATCGTCGCGCCGGACGACGTCGCGTTCGACATCCGCGGCAACCTCTACGCCACCGAGGTGATGGACGGCCGCGTGAGCGTCCGCGAACCCGACGGCACCACACGCGTCCTGCGCGACGACGTGCCCTCGGCCAACGGCATCACGTTCCACCAGGGCCGGTTGTTCATCGGCGAATGCCGCGAAGGCGGACGGCTTCTCGAGTTCGATCTGGCCGGCGGACCTCCGCGCGTCCTGTTGGAGAACGTGCCGTCGCCGAACGCCATGGAGGTGGGACCGGACGGGTTGCTCTACTTCCCGGTGATGGGGGCCAACGAGATCTGGCGCATCGACCCCGACGGCGGCACACCGGAGGTCGTGGCCTGTGGGCTCGGCGTCCCCGACGCGGTGAAGTTCGACGCGGACGGACACCTTGTCTCCACGCAGGCGGCCAGTGGCCAGGTGTTGCGCATCGATCCGCGCAGCGGTGAGAACACCGTGCTGGCGCAGCTCACCCCGGGACTGGACAACCTCACGTTCGCCGACAGCCGGCTGTTCGTCTCCAACTTCACCGGCGCCATCACCGAGATCCTCGGCGACGGCGCGACGCAGGATCTGCTGGGCGGTGGGCTCAACTGGCCGCTCGACCTCACGGTCGGCGCCGACGGTGCGGTCTACGTCGCCGACGGCACCTACTTCTACCGCGTGCGGCCCGACGGCTCCCTGGACACCGTCGGCATGCTGTTCTCGCCGGGTTACCCAGGGTTCCTACGGGGCGTGACCGCCACCGGCACAGGTGAATTCATCGTCACCACGGCCGCCGACACCGTCGCGCGTTACCGCCCGGGTACCGACGACAGCGAGGCGCTCGCGGCCGGTGTCGACCAACCGTACGGTGTCGCACTCGCACCCGACGGCACGCCGGTGGTCGTCGAGCAGGGCGCAGGGCGACTGCTCGCGGTGCACGCCGGATCCGTCGACGTGCTCGCCGACGGACTCGACACCCCGGTGGGAGTGACGATCGGGCCCGACGGCGCACCGCTGGTGTCGGTCGCGGGTGCCGTCGTCCGGGTCACGAATGCCGGCGTCGAGCCGCTGGTGGACGGATTGTGCACGCCGCAAGGCATTCTCCTGCGCGACGGGGAACTTTTCGTCGTCGACGCCGGATCCAAGGAACTCATCAGCGTCGACCTGACCACCGGCGCGCGCACCACCATCGCCACGGAACTCCCGGTGGGACCGCCGCCCGGTGTGGTGCCCAAGCCGCTCAAGGGCATGCCGCCGTTCTCCGGGCCACAGGGACCTTTTGCCGGGATCGCCGCCGGCAGCGATGGCACCCTGTACATCTCGGCCGACGGCGACGGCAGCGTGCTCGCGATGCGCAAGGGACGCAAGGGACGCAAGGGATAG
- a CDS encoding SDR family NAD(P)-dependent oxidoreductase, translated as MDNLLNLDGRIVVVSGAGGGGIGTTVTRMAAEAGATVVAVSRSQGNLDTHVGPLVDKGLSVVTVTADASTDEGISTVVDAVRRTEGRLYGLVNVAGGAAPSTWMPATRVSRADWRELFTANLETMFFMSQAVAAEIRDNGDPGSIVSVSSISGINTAPFHIAYGTAKAAIVAATRTMAVELAAAGIRVNAVAPGVTETTASATYVDADPERDRRAIAMGRRGTPDEQAGAILFLLSDLSAYVTGQTLLVDGGLNLRWTHLGADNTSLFLKDENFRAAMTRPEAARRSS; from the coding sequence ATGGACAATCTTCTGAACCTGGACGGCCGCATCGTGGTGGTGTCGGGCGCGGGTGGGGGCGGCATCGGGACCACCGTCACGCGCATGGCCGCCGAGGCGGGCGCCACGGTCGTCGCGGTCAGCCGCTCGCAGGGCAATCTCGACACCCACGTGGGTCCGCTGGTCGACAAGGGACTGTCGGTCGTGACGGTGACCGCCGACGCGTCCACCGACGAGGGCATCTCCACCGTCGTCGACGCCGTGCGGCGCACCGAGGGCAGGCTCTACGGTCTGGTCAACGTCGCCGGTGGGGCGGCGCCGTCGACGTGGATGCCGGCCACGCGCGTGTCACGGGCCGACTGGCGGGAGTTGTTCACCGCCAACCTCGAGACGATGTTCTTCATGAGCCAGGCTGTGGCGGCCGAGATCCGCGACAACGGCGATCCGGGTTCGATCGTGTCGGTGTCGTCGATCAGCGGCATCAACACCGCCCCGTTCCACATCGCCTACGGCACGGCGAAAGCCGCGATCGTCGCCGCCACCCGCACCATGGCCGTCGAACTCGCCGCCGCGGGCATCCGGGTGAATGCCGTTGCGCCCGGCGTCACCGAAACCACCGCGTCGGCAACCTATGTCGACGCCGATCCCGAGCGGGACCGGCGCGCGATCGCGATGGGCCGGCGCGGCACCCCCGACGAGCAGGCCGGGGCCATCCTGTTCCTGTTGTCGGATCTGTCCGCCTATGTCACAGGCCAGACCCTGCTGGTCGACGGCGGGCTCAACCTGCGCTGGACCCACCTCGGGGCCGACAACACCTCGCTGTTCCTCAAAGACGAGAACTTCCGTGCGGCGATGACGCGGCCTGAGGCGGCCCGAAGGAGTAGCTGA
- a CDS encoding aromatic ring-hydroxylating oxygenase subunit alpha, translating into MTDTQSRTDEVLATPMTIGVEAYTSEAYARAERDRLWRKVWQQVGRIEELPEVGGYLTYDILDDSILVVRTAPGDSGASFAAHHNVCMHRGRRLVDTPAGAKNACARTRKSFMCGFHGWTYDLTGACTHIREQDDWQGALTPENTHLPRVNVDTWGGWLFVNMDPDPEPLADYLFPAAKILDPFGLENMRYKWRKWLYFDCNWKVALEAFNETYHVFTTHPEFNKFGEFKGWAKAQGKHSNIGYDAPKDMEATKSKIRLGTGDDPRVSTAEMQMYTWEQTNATTTETLVNAAKRLVDELPEGTPPDKVLEHWLASARRDDEARGVIWPTIPADILGQAGTAWQIFPNFQIGQGLTTALCYSAKPHPSYDPGKCIFEVATLELFPQGQEPDTEWEYTPADSPNWLSVLPQDFSNMAAVQQGMKSMGFSGTKPNPYRERSTVNLHHQLSKYMGTGEPRDLQ; encoded by the coding sequence ATGACCGATACGCAATCCAGGACCGACGAGGTGCTCGCGACGCCGATGACCATCGGGGTCGAGGCCTATACGTCCGAGGCGTACGCGCGGGCCGAACGAGACCGGTTGTGGCGCAAGGTGTGGCAGCAGGTCGGTCGCATCGAGGAGCTCCCCGAGGTGGGTGGTTACCTCACCTACGACATCCTCGACGATTCGATCCTGGTGGTGCGCACCGCGCCTGGTGATTCGGGCGCATCGTTCGCCGCGCACCACAACGTCTGCATGCACCGTGGCAGACGCCTCGTCGACACCCCCGCGGGCGCCAAGAACGCATGTGCCCGCACCCGCAAGTCGTTCATGTGCGGATTCCACGGGTGGACCTACGATCTCACCGGCGCGTGCACCCACATTCGCGAGCAGGACGACTGGCAGGGCGCGCTCACCCCGGAGAACACACACCTGCCGCGCGTCAACGTCGACACCTGGGGCGGGTGGCTGTTCGTCAACATGGACCCGGACCCGGAACCGTTGGCGGACTACCTCTTTCCGGCCGCCAAGATCCTCGATCCGTTCGGCCTGGAGAACATGCGCTACAAGTGGCGCAAATGGCTGTACTTCGACTGCAACTGGAAGGTCGCGCTGGAGGCGTTCAACGAGACCTACCACGTGTTCACCACGCACCCGGAGTTCAACAAGTTCGGCGAGTTCAAGGGCTGGGCCAAGGCGCAGGGCAAGCACAGCAACATCGGCTACGACGCACCGAAGGACATGGAGGCCACCAAGTCCAAGATCCGGCTGGGCACCGGTGACGATCCGCGCGTCTCGACCGCCGAGATGCAGATGTACACGTGGGAGCAGACCAACGCGACCACCACCGAGACCCTCGTCAACGCCGCCAAGCGCCTGGTCGACGAACTACCCGAGGGCACCCCGCCCGACAAGGTGCTCGAGCACTGGCTGGCCTCGGCCCGCCGTGACGACGAGGCCCGCGGCGTCATCTGGCCGACCATCCCGGCCGACATCCTGGGCCAGGCCGGCACGGCGTGGCAGATCTTCCCGAACTTCCAGATCGGCCAGGGACTGACCACCGCGCTGTGCTACAGCGCGAAACCGCATCCCAGTTACGACCCCGGCAAGTGCATCTTCGAGGTCGCCACGCTCGAGCTGTTCCCGCAAGGCCAGGAGCCAGACACGGAATGGGAGTACACGCCGGCCGACAGCCCGAACTGGCTCTCGGTGCTGCCACAGGACTTCTCCAACATGGCTGCGGTGCAGCAGGGCATGAAGTCGATGGGATTTTCCGGCACCAAGCCCAACCCGTACCGCGAACGCAGCACGGTCAACCTGCACCACCAACTGTCGAAGTACATGGGGACCGGAGAGCCCCGCGACCTCCAGTGA
- a CDS encoding LLM class flavin-dependent oxidoreductase, translated as MKVNLGTGAQNSHDWERVLAGDWSRPPATPDHQCVQAALALGDLAEPLGFDGIWFPEHHGTPYGMTPNPIQALTYFAGRTERVSLGTFVAVVPWWHPIRLATQIAYLDIVSNGRYTTIGLGRGVSKSEFAAVGVPREESRQRFNETLDILKLAFSGERFSYEGEIFKFPEMSLRPEPISTDLYDRIHSSSSTAESLEILSRRGMVPLFVGNKPITDAGEEVKLVNTFRAEEGLPPCQPKNVMFMYCTESQDDIERTEEWIWTANRDVNVHYGFADASNFKGVKGYEAYAAREASATAVLASEVGNQKKGGPPGYHASNLLIGTPETVFEKLKAAQEACSFSEVTIVPQFGTMPYEEAMESVKLFAAEVLPAVHDMPAPLHSGVLPESVTA; from the coding sequence ATGAAAGTCAATCTGGGCACCGGAGCGCAGAACTCCCATGATTGGGAGCGGGTGCTGGCCGGGGACTGGAGTCGCCCGCCCGCCACCCCGGACCACCAGTGTGTGCAGGCAGCGCTCGCGCTCGGCGATCTCGCCGAACCGCTGGGCTTCGACGGGATCTGGTTCCCCGAGCATCACGGCACGCCGTACGGCATGACACCCAACCCGATTCAGGCGCTGACATATTTCGCGGGCCGCACCGAGCGCGTGAGCCTCGGCACGTTCGTCGCGGTGGTGCCGTGGTGGCACCCGATCCGCCTGGCCACCCAGATCGCCTACCTCGACATCGTCTCCAACGGTCGCTACACCACGATCGGCTTGGGCCGCGGGGTGTCCAAGAGCGAGTTCGCCGCCGTCGGGGTTCCGCGTGAGGAGAGCAGGCAGCGGTTCAACGAGACCCTCGACATCCTCAAGCTCGCGTTCTCGGGTGAGCGGTTCTCCTACGAGGGTGAGATCTTCAAGTTCCCGGAGATGTCGCTGCGCCCCGAGCCGATCAGCACCGACCTCTACGACCGCATCCACAGTTCGTCGTCGACGGCCGAATCGCTGGAGATCCTGTCGCGGCGCGGCATGGTGCCGCTGTTCGTCGGCAACAAGCCGATCACCGACGCCGGCGAAGAGGTCAAGTTGGTCAACACCTTCCGCGCCGAAGAGGGGCTTCCACCGTGCCAGCCCAAGAACGTGATGTTCATGTACTGCACCGAGTCGCAGGACGACATCGAGCGGACCGAGGAGTGGATCTGGACGGCGAACCGCGACGTCAACGTGCATTACGGCTTCGCCGACGCGTCGAACTTCAAGGGCGTCAAGGGGTACGAGGCCTACGCGGCTCGTGAGGCCAGTGCCACCGCGGTGCTCGCGTCGGAGGTCGGCAACCAGAAGAAGGGCGGACCACCCGGATACCACGCGTCGAACCTGCTCATCGGCACGCCGGAAACCGTGTTCGAGAAGCTCAAGGCTGCGCAGGAGGCGTGCTCGTTCTCCGAGGTCACCATCGTCCCGCAGTTCGGCACCATGCCCTACGAGGAAGCCATGGAGAGCGTCAAGCTGTTCGCGGCCGAGGTGCTGCCCGCGGTCCATGACATGCCGGCCCCGCTGCATTCCGGTGTCCTCCCCGAGAGTGTCACAGCATGA
- a CDS encoding flavin-containing monooxygenase, with translation MTQSTCGPTATPTDIDIDALRQKYRVEREKRLRAEGSKQYVETGDQFAQFGEVDPHTPHVERDSIDIDIDVAVLGGGFAGLLVGASLKKAGVDDVHIIEMGGDFGGVWYWNRYPGIQCDNESYCYIPLLEELGFMPSKKFADGAEIFQHCRNIGKHFGLYDGAIFSTQVKDLRWEDDLKRWRIGTNRGDDIRARFVVMASGSFNRPKLPGIPGIKDFGGHIFHSSRWDYSYTGGDTTGNLHKLNDKLVALIGTGATGVQLVPYLGRDAQHLYVFQRTPSTVDERNNTPTDPAWVKTLEPGWQKERQRNFHAWTFEGMALGQPDLVCDFWTELGRNTAARVMALPDPASMTPEQFMAIREEEDYKVMERLRRRVEQLVDDPQTAEALKPYYRFLCKRPCSNDEYLSTFNRPNVTLVDVSETKGVERITETGLIANGRQYEVDCIIFASGFEITTEIRRRYSIDAIKGRDGISLYDHWADGYKTLHGMTCRGFPNQFFTGFTQVGISANISANYELQGEHIAYVIAEALERGVTTVEPSQEAQDAWCRTIKETFVDTSAFDAECTPGYYNNEGGGGGEGLRSHLGEPYGPGFYAFADLLSQWRDKGDLDGLETS, from the coding sequence ATGACCCAGAGCACCTGCGGCCCCACGGCGACCCCCACCGACATCGACATCGACGCGCTGCGGCAGAAGTACCGCGTCGAACGCGAGAAGCGGCTCCGCGCCGAGGGATCCAAGCAGTACGTGGAAACCGGCGACCAGTTCGCGCAGTTCGGCGAGGTCGATCCGCACACCCCTCATGTGGAGCGCGACTCGATCGACATCGACATCGACGTCGCGGTCCTCGGCGGCGGTTTCGCCGGTCTGCTGGTCGGCGCGTCGCTGAAGAAGGCCGGCGTCGACGACGTCCACATCATCGAGATGGGAGGCGACTTCGGCGGGGTGTGGTACTGGAACCGCTACCCGGGCATCCAGTGCGACAACGAATCCTATTGCTACATTCCATTGCTCGAAGAGCTCGGCTTCATGCCCAGCAAGAAGTTCGCCGACGGCGCCGAGATCTTCCAACACTGCCGCAACATCGGCAAGCACTTCGGTCTCTACGACGGCGCCATCTTCTCCACGCAGGTCAAGGATCTGCGGTGGGAGGACGACCTCAAGCGCTGGCGCATCGGCACCAACCGCGGCGACGACATCCGCGCGCGGTTCGTGGTGATGGCGTCGGGATCGTTCAACCGGCCCAAGCTGCCCGGCATCCCCGGGATCAAGGACTTCGGCGGGCACATCTTCCATTCGTCGCGGTGGGACTACTCCTACACCGGCGGCGACACGACCGGAAATCTGCACAAACTCAACGACAAGTTGGTCGCGCTGATCGGCACGGGTGCCACCGGCGTGCAGTTGGTCCCGTACCTGGGCCGGGACGCGCAGCACCTGTACGTCTTCCAGCGCACGCCGTCGACGGTCGACGAGCGCAACAACACCCCGACCGACCCCGCGTGGGTGAAGACGCTCGAACCGGGGTGGCAGAAGGAACGGCAGCGCAACTTCCATGCGTGGACGTTCGAGGGCATGGCCCTGGGGCAGCCGGACCTGGTGTGCGACTTCTGGACCGAACTGGGCCGCAACACCGCGGCACGTGTGATGGCGCTGCCCGACCCGGCATCGATGACTCCCGAGCAGTTCATGGCCATCCGGGAAGAAGAGGACTACAAGGTCATGGAGCGGCTGCGCCGCCGCGTCGAGCAGCTCGTCGATGATCCGCAGACCGCAGAGGCGCTCAAGCCGTACTACCGCTTCCTGTGCAAGCGGCCGTGCTCCAACGACGAGTACCTGTCGACCTTCAACCGGCCCAACGTCACGTTGGTCGACGTGTCGGAAACCAAAGGCGTCGAACGCATCACCGAGACCGGCCTGATCGCGAACGGCAGGCAGTACGAGGTCGACTGCATCATCTTCGCCAGCGGATTCGAGATCACCACCGAGATCCGCAGGCGCTACTCGATCGACGCGATCAAAGGCCGCGACGGTATCTCGCTGTACGACCACTGGGCCGACGGCTACAAGACCCTGCACGGCATGACCTGCCGTGGATTCCCCAATCAGTTCTTCACCGGCTTCACGCAGGTCGGCATCTCGGCCAATATCTCGGCGAACTACGAACTGCAGGGCGAGCACATCGCCTACGTGATCGCCGAGGCACTCGAGCGCGGCGTCACGACCGTCGAGCCCAGCCAGGAGGCACAGGACGCGTGGTGCCGGACCATCAAGGAGACCTTCGTCGACACCTCGGCGTTCGACGCCGAGTGCACGCCGGGCTACTACAACAACGAGGGCGGCGGTGGCGGTGAGGGTTTGCGCTCGCATCTCGGCGAGCCGTACGGCCCGGGCTTCTACGCGTTCGCGGATCTGCTCAGCCAGTGGCGCGACAAGGGCGATCTCGACGGGTTGGAGACCTCATGA